GCTGCGACATCGCTTGCCTCGCTTTTCGTATCGATTCGATCGCGTCAGCATAGCGGAAGCCCTTTTCACGGAACAGCCGGCCGAACGGCAGATGGGCGCGCGGCGCCGATCCGGTTAAGCTTGGCGCCTGTTCGAATCAGCGGGATGAAGGCATGGCGGCATTACTTTTGCGATCGGCATCGACGGAGGCGGCACGGGCACGCGCGCGGTGCTGGCCGACCGGCACGGGCGCGAGCTCGCGCAGGGGCGCGGCGGCCCGTCGGGGCTCGGGCTCGGCATCGAGCGCGCGTGGGCGTCGATCGGCGCGGCCTGCGCGGATGCCTTCACACGGGCCGGTTATGCACTCGACTGGTCGCAGTGCGCACTCGGCTGCGGGCTCGCGGGCGTCAACAATGCGGCGTGGCTGGCCGCGTTCCGCGCGCAGGCGCCGCTCGGCGCGCTCGCGGTCGAGAGCGACGCGTAGTACGACCGTCGTCGGCGCACACGGCGGCGCGCCGGGGCTGATCGTCGCGCTCGGCACCGGCAGTATCGCGGCGGCGCTCGATGCGGCCGGCGCGTGCCGGATCGCGGGCGGCTTCGGCTTCCCGTCCGGCGACGAGGCGAGCGGCGCATGGCTCGGCGTGCGCGCGCTCGCGTATGCACAGCAGGCGCTCGACGGCCGCGTGCCGCGCGACGCGTTCGCCAACGCGCTGCTCGCGGAAACGGGCGCGCAGGATCGCGACGCGCTCGTCCAGTGGTCGTGCGATGCGAACCAGACGATCTACGCGCGGCTGGCGCCGGTCGTGTTCGCGCATCGTACGCATCCGGTCGCGGGCGCGCTGATCGCGCAGGCGGGCGACGAGATCGGCAAGATGATCGATGCGCTCGATCCGCAGCAGGCGCTGCCGGTGGCGCTGTGCGGCGGATTGGCGGACGCCCTCGCACCGGCCGTGCCGGCGCGCCATGCCGCCCGGCTGCGCGCGCCGCTCGACGATTCCGCGCACGGCGCGCTGCGGCTCGCGCTGCAGGCGCTGCGGGCGGAGGAGGGGAGCTGACGGCGTTTCGACGCCGGAGGAAAGCACGCCGCAACCGCGCCGCTCGCGGCGATCGACCGCGAACCGTCCGGCGGGCAACCGGGCACGACGTTAAAATGGCCGTTCCGCAGAGCCCTGAGCGCCACGCTTCCGTCCCATGTACAAAGTCATCGCCACCGATCTCGACGGTACCCTGCTGAACAGCGACCACCAGCTCGATCCGTACACGATCGACACCGTCCGCCGGCTCGAGCGCGACGGCCTGCAGTTCGTGATCGCCACCGGGCGCCATTACGCGGACGTCGCCGGCATTCGCGACGTGCTCGGCATCCGGCCGTACCTGATCACGTCGAACGGCGCGCGCGTGCATGCGCCGGACGACACGACGATCCACGCGCAGGACATCGATCCGGCAATCGTCCGCGGCCTCGTGCAGCCCGATGTCGTCGGCGCGCACGGCCGCGTGATCGTCAACCTGTTCACCGACCAGGGCTGGCTGATCGACCGCGAGGCGCCGCACCTGCTCGAATTCCACCAGGATTCGGGCTTCCGCTACGACGTGATCGACATGCCCGCGCACGACGGCGCGGATATCGCGAAGGTGCTGTACATCGGCGATCCGGCCGATCTGGCGGTCGTCGCCGAGCAGATGCGCGTGCGCTTCGGCGATGCGCTGTACGTCACGTACTCGCTGCCCGACTGCCTCGAAGTGATGACCGCGAACGTGTCGAAGGGCCGCGCGCTGCGCTCGGTGCTGGCCCGGCTCGGCGTCGACACCGGCCACTGCATCGCGTTCGGCGACAACATGAACGATATCGACCTGCTCGAAACCGCCGGCCACGCGTTCATGATGAACAACGCGAATCCCGACCTGGTCGCGCGGCTGCCGCACATCCCGCGGATCGGCAACAACTTCGACGCGGGCGTCGCCCGCCACCTGCGCACGCTGTTCTCGCTCGAAGACAACGTCGCCGCATCCTGAACGTCCTGCCCGGCGGAAATGAAAAACGGGCGCCAGTGGCGCCCGTCGAAATTACCTGCCTCGATCTTCTTTGACAGCGTGAGGCTCGCTGCTCTGCTCGCTTGACCCCGTAGTGTTTTATTCGCTTGTGCGAGCCGATGCCGGCAGCAGGTCGACGGCGTTGTCACGCCCAGCGACCAGCGGGTAGATGATCCCGGCGAGTGCCGCGCCGATGATCGGCGCCACCCAGAACAGCCAGAGCTGACCGATCGCATCGCCGCCCACGAACAGCGCGGGGCCGGTCGAGCGGGCCGGGTTCACCGACGTGTTGGTGACCGGAATCGAGATCAGGTGGATCAGCGTCAGGCACAGGCCGATCGCGATCGGCGCAAAGCCGGCCGGCGCGCGCTTGTCGGTGGCGCCCAGGATCACGAACAGGAAGAAGCCCGTCATCACGACTTCGCAAATGAACGCCGAACCGAGTGCGTAGTGGCCGGGCGAGCGCTCGCCGAAGCCGTTCGTCGCAAAGCCGCTGCCGACGACGTCGAAGCCCGGCTTGCCGGTCGCGATCAGGTACAGCACGAATGCGCCGAGCGTCGCGCCGACCACCTGCGCGACGATGTACGGCACGAGATCGCGTGCGGGGAAGCGGCCGGCGACCGTCAGGCCGACGCTCACCGCCGGATTCAGGTGGCAGCCGGAAATGTGGCCAATTGCGAATGCCATCGTCAGCACAGTCAGGCCGAAGGCAAGTGCGACGCCGGCAAAGCCGATGCCGAGGCCCGGAAAGGCGGCGGCCAGCACGGCGCTTCCGCACCCGCCGAGCACCAGCCAGAACGTGCCGAATACCTCTGCAGCGAGACGCTGAGAAAGATTCATGTAAGGACCTCGTTCAAGTGGATTGAAGACAACCGGACGACGCGACGGATTTAAACCGTCACCCGGAATTGGTCTGGATTATAGGAAATGAATCGGGTGGGGGAGGGTCAACGATTGTTAAATTTGAATGGCTGACGAATGCCTTTTATTAGAATAAGTCCGCATTCTCGATATAGCCGAATCGGTTAAAGATGGCAGCATTAATTTCGAAGGGCAGGGCGGCAGTGCGGATGGCGTAACGGATGTTGGTGTCCCGGCCGGATTCGCCGGGGCCGCATCATCAAAAGGGGAGTCGAAAAATGTCTCAATACGCGAAACTCAAGGCGCAGATCGCCGATCTGCAGGCCCAGGCGGACGATGTGCGCCGCCAGGAAGTGGCGGCGGTGATTGCGGAAGTCCAGCAAAAGATTGCCGAATATGGGCTGACTGCCCAGGATCTGGGCTTCGCGGAGCGAGCGAAGCGCGGGCGCCCGCCGAAGAAGGCGCCGCTGCCCCCGAAATACCGCGACCCGAAGTCGGGCGCGACCTGGAGCGGGCGCGGCAAGCCGCCGAATTGGATCGTCGGTAAAAACCGCGATCGTTTCCTCATCGAATGACCGAAAGCCCAAACAAAAGAGCCGCATCGAGATGCGGCTCTTTTGTTATCCGCGCCAATTCCGGCGCGGATTGGATTACGGAATATTTCCTTGCGGAATTCCGTGTCAGGCGCCGGCGACCTGGCGCAATGCCGGTTGGCGGGCTCCCGCGCAAAGCGATTCGTAAGTTTCGACGTACCGCTGCGCCATGGCCTTCGAGCTGAAGCGCGTATCGAAACGCTCGCGGATGGCGGTACGCGACAGGCTGTCGATCCGGTGCAGCGCGCCGACCGCGCCTTGCACGTCCTCGACGATGAAGCCGGTCACGCCGTCCTCGATCACTTCGGGCACCGAGCCGCGGTTGAACGCGACGACCGGCGTGCCGCAGGCCATCGCCTCGATCATCACGAGGCCGAACGGCTCCGGCCAGTCGATCGGGAACAGCAGCGCCTTCGCGCCGGACAGGAACGCGGGCTTCTGCGCCTCGTTGATCTCGCCGATGAATTCGACGTGCGCCTGGTCGAGCAGCGGCTCGATCACTTCCTTGAAGTAGTCGGCATCGGCCTTGTCGACCTTCGCGGCGATCTTCAGCGGCAGCCCGCTTTGCGCGGCGATGCGGATCGCGGTGTCGACGCGCTTTTCCGGGCAGATCCGGCCGAGGAACGCGAGGTATTCGGGCTTCACGCCCGGTTGCGGCGTGAGCAGCGTGTCGGGCAGCCCGTGATACACGGTGCCGGCCCACGCGGCCTGCGGCAGCGGTTTGCGCTGGTTGTTCGAGATCGACACGACCGGCGCGTCCGGAAATGCGTCGAACACCGGCTGCAGTTCCGGCAGGTCGAGGCGGCCGTGCAGCGTCGTCACGTACGGCGTGTCGAGGCGCGACATCAGCGGGAACGGCAGGTAGTCGAGGTGGAAGTGCAGCACGTCGAATTCGTGCGCGACCCGGGCGACCTGTTCGAGGAGCCGCATATGGGGCGCCATCGAATCGCGGATCGACGGGTCGAGCCGCAGCGCGCGCGGCCAGGCCGCCTCGAGTCGGGCCGACGTGACCGAGTCACCGCTGGCGAACAGGGTCACGTCGTGGCCGAGATCGACGAGCGCCTCGGTGAGGTAGGACACGACACGCTCGGTGCCGCCGTAGAGTTTCGGCGGAACGGCTTCGTAAAGCGGCGCGATCTGGGCAATTCGCATGGATGTTCTCCTGTGTTGATCCGGGGGCGCGGTGGCGCCGATGCGGATCCCGTGCAAGGTTGCGAAACTCGCCGGCGTACGCGGTTGGCGGTACGGGGCCGTGCCCTGGGCGGGGTGCGCGGGGCGCCGGACGGCAAGCTGCGGGGCGGGCCGGCACGGCTCGCGCCGCCGCCCATTGGAGTCCATTATCGATATCGCCCCGGGGGGTTCGAGTGTTTTTTCAAACACTTAAGGCTTGTTACACGATGAAATACGCGAAAACCCCGAGAAAAGGGGCGCGAATTCATGAATCGAGATGGTCACAACTATTGTTGCGCTATCGTGAAAAACCACTATAATTTTTACCGATCCGATTGTCGGCCGCCTCGCCGGCAAGCCTTTCGCCACTGCGCGGAGGCCATCGGGCACATCTCAGCCGAATTCGCGCTGTCACCCGCATTCCCCATTGCCGCTTTCAATTCGCCTTGTCGGAAAAATTCCTACACGGTTTACAGACAAATCCTGCATGGCATACGCCACTTCGCTGATACCGGCATAAATGCCGTTTGGCCAAAATTCGCCCTGTAAGACTATAAACGAGCCGACTGAGCGCCCAGAGCGCTCTGATCGAGCAAACGTTTTCATAACACGAATGGCCAAAGCAAAGCTCTTAACGGGGGAATCATGAGCGCTACCAGCGAAATGCTCAGTGAGATCAAAGAGGTCAACCTGTCGTACCTCCTCCTCGCGCAGCGCCTGCTGCGGGAAGACAAAGCGATGGGCATGTTCCGCATGGGAATCTCCCAGGAACTCGCCGACCTGCTCGCCAACCTCACGCTCGCACAGACCGTGAAGCTGGCTGCGTCGAACCAGATGCTGTGCCGCTTCCGCTTCGATGATCATGCGCTGCTCTCGTCGCTCGCCGACAAGGGCCGCAGCGATGTCGTCGCGCACGCCCACTCGGCCATCCTGATGGCCGGGCAGCAGGTCGAAGGCGTCCGCTGATCCATCCCGCCTTGCGTTTGTCCCGGCGTGCCGCGCCGGTGGGCAGCGTATTGGCCATCCATCCGAAAAACGTCAAGCGGACGGTTATCACCATGGCAAGCAAAAGCGTCGTGATCGAGGTGAAGGAAATCACCCTCGCCATCGAACTGATCGAACTGGGCGCCCGGCTGCAGCTGCTGGAAGCGGAGACGAGCCTGTCGCGGGACCGTCTGATCAAGCTGTACAAGGAACTGAAGGGCGTGTCGCCGCCGAAGGGGATGCTGCCGTTCTCGACCGACTGGTTCATGACGTGGCAGCCGAACATCCACTCGTCGCTGTTCTACAACATCTACCGGTTCATGCAGGACCACGGCCGTTGCGAGCCGATCCAGTCGATCGTGAAGGCGTACCGGCTCTATCAGGAGCACGTGAACCTGTCCGGCGACGAGGCCGCGCTGAGCCTCACGCGCGCATGGACGCTCGTGCGCTTCTTCGATTCGGGGATGCTGCAGATGACCCCGTGCACGCGCTGCGGCGGCCACTTCGTCGCGCATGCGCATGATCCGCATCAAGGTTTCGTCTGCGGCCTTTGCCAGCCGCCGTCGCGCGCGGGCAAGACCCGCAAGGCCGCCGCCGCGCGCGCCGAACTGGCTGCCGCCGCGGCCTGAGCACCGTCTGGCGGGGCCGGGCGGGGCGTTCAGGCCGCGCCGGGCGGCGCGAATCGTCTGCGAATTGCTGGTAAACACCGTCGGGCCGCCGCCTGGCCGCCCGCGAAAGTTTTCCTGCCGACTGCCGTAAACCTGTTTAACGGCGGTCTCCCCGCCGGTCATTCGTGAGGGACAGGCAGTGCTGATTATCGTGGGAACACTCGTGACGCTGTTGTCCGTCTTCGGCGGTTATGCGCTGGCAGGCGGGCATCTGGGCGCCTTGATCCAGCCCGTCGAGATCCTGATGATCGTGGGCGCGGGTGTCGGCGCGTTCATCCTCGGCAACGGCGGCAAGACCATCAAGGCCACGCTGCGCGTGCTGCCGACGCTCTTCAAGGGCTCGAAATACACGAAGGATGTCTACATGGAGCTGATGGCGCTTCTTTACGTGCTGCTCGCGAAGGCACGCAAGGAAGGCACGCTCACGCTCGAGGCCGACATCGACGATCCGGAAAAGAGCCCGATCTTCACGCAATACCCGAAGATCCTCGCCGATCACCACATCGTCGAATTCCTGACCGACTACCTGCGCCTGATGGTGGGCGGCAACATGAACGCGTTCGAGATCGAGAGCCTGATGGACGAGGAGATCGAGACGCACCACGCGGAAGGCGAAGGCCCCGCGCATGCGCTGATGCGCGTCGGCGACGCGATGCCGGCGTTCGGTATCGTCGCGGCCGTGATGGGCGTCGTGCACACGATGGCGTCCGCCGACAAGCCGCCCGCGGTGCTCGGCGCGATGATCGCGCAGGCGCTGGTCGGCACGTTCCTCGGGATCCTGCTGTCGTACGGGCTGATCGGGCCGCTCGCGAGCCTCGCGGAGCAGCGCGTCGCCGAGTCGACCAAGATGTTCCAGTGCATCAAGGTGACGATCCTCGCGACGCTGAACGGCTATGCGCCGGCGATCGCGGTCGAATTCGGCCGCAAGGTGCTGTTCTCGACCGAGCGCCCGTCGTTCTCGGAGCTTGAAGAGCACGTGCGCCGCGTGAAGGCGAAGTGACGCGGAGCGCCCAATGAGCAAGAGCAAGGATCGCGCAATCGTCGTCAAGCGGGTGGCCCCCGCGAAGAAGGGCCACCACGGCGGCGCCTGGAAGCTCGCGTACGCGGACTTCATGACCGCGATGATGGCGTTCTTCCTGCTGATGTGGCTGCTGAGCTCGGTCACGCCGGTGCAGCTGAAGGGGATCGCCGAATACTTCAACACGCCGCTGAAGGCCGCGCTGTTCGGCAGCGGCGACCGCAGCTCGCAGGATTCCAGCATCATCAACGGCGGCGGCCGCGACCTGTCGAGCGTCGACGCCGGCACGCTGCGCCGCACCGACGGCACGACGCAGCTCGCCGAACGCCTCGCGAAGATGGGCGACGAGCATTCCCGCTCGCAGGCGCAGAACGCGCAGGCCGCGCAGGACCGGCTCGAGCAGGCGCGCCTGCACGACCTGCAGATCAAGCTGATGGCCGCGATCGAGGCCAACCCGACGCTGCGCCAGTTCAAGCAGCAGATCCGCATCGATTCGACGCTGATGGGGCTGCGCATCGAGATCGTCGATTCGCAGAAGCGGCCGATGTTCGCGATGTCGAGCGACCACGTCGAGCCGTACATGCGCGACATCCTGCGCGAGATCGGCAAGACGCTGAACGACGTGCCGAACCGCATCATCGTCCAGGGCCACACCGACGCCGTGCCGTACGCGGGCGGCGAGGGCGGCTACAGCAACTGGGAGCTGTCGGCCGACCGCGCGAACGCGTCGCGCCGCGAGCTGATCGCCGGCGGCATGGGCGAGGCGAAAGTGCTGCGCGTGCTCGGCCTCGCGTCGACCCAGAACCTGAACAAGGCCGACCCGCTCGATCCGGAAAACCGCCGGATCAGCGTGATCGTGCTGAACCGCAAATCCGAAGAGGCGCTGATGCGCGACGATGCGACGACCACGACGCTGTCGGCCGATGCGGCCGGCTCGCAGCAGCTCGCGCAGCAGCTGGCCCCGGCGCCGGCCGTGCGCCCGGCGCTCGCGGCGTCCGCCGTCGCCGTGCCGAAACCCTGATATCGACAAGATTCCGAGACAGACATGATCCGAACCATTCTCGCCATCGACGACTCCGCGACCATGCGTGCGCTGCTGCAGGCCACGCTGATGCAGGCCGGGTACGACGTGACGGTGGCGCCGGACGGCGAGGCCGGCTTCGACCTGGCGGCCACCGTGCCGTACGACCTGGTGCTGACCGACCAGAACATGCCGCGCAAGAGCGGGCTCGAAGTGATCGCCGCGCTGCGCAAGCTCACTGCCTATACGGAAACGCCGATCCTCGTGCTGACGACCGAAGGCAGCGACGCGTTCAAGGACGCCGCGCGCGACGCGGGCGCGACCGGATGGATCGAAAAGCCGATCGACCCCGCCGTGCTGGTCGACCTGGTCGCGACGCTGTCC
This region of Burkholderia contaminans genomic DNA includes:
- a CDS encoding Cof-type HAD-IIB family hydrolase; translated protein: MYKVIATDLDGTLLNSDHQLDPYTIDTVRRLERDGLQFVIATGRHYADVAGIRDVLGIRPYLITSNGARVHAPDDTTIHAQDIDPAIVRGLVQPDVVGAHGRVIVNLFTDQGWLIDREAPHLLEFHQDSGFRYDVIDMPAHDGADIAKVLYIGDPADLAVVAEQMRVRFGDALYVTYSLPDCLEVMTANVSKGRALRSVLARLGVDTGHCIAFGDNMNDIDLLETAGHAFMMNNANPDLVARLPHIPRIGNNFDAGVARHLRTLFSLEDNVAAS
- the motA gene encoding flagellar motor stator protein MotA, translating into MLIIVGTLVTLLSVFGGYALAGGHLGALIQPVEILMIVGAGVGAFILGNGGKTIKATLRVLPTLFKGSKYTKDVYMELMALLYVLLAKARKEGTLTLEADIDDPEKSPIFTQYPKILADHHIVEFLTDYLRLMVGGNMNAFEIESLMDEEIETHHAEGEGPAHALMRVGDAMPAFGIVAAVMGVVHTMASADKPPAVLGAMIAQALVGTFLGILLSYGLIGPLASLAEQRVAESTKMFQCIKVTILATLNGYAPAIAVEFGRKVLFSTERPSFSELEEHVRRVKAK
- the aqpZ gene encoding aquaporin Z, encoding MNLSQRLAAEVFGTFWLVLGGCGSAVLAAAFPGLGIGFAGVALAFGLTVLTMAFAIGHISGCHLNPAVSVGLTVAGRFPARDLVPYIVAQVVGATLGAFVLYLIATGKPGFDVVGSGFATNGFGERSPGHYALGSAFICEVVMTGFFLFVILGATDKRAPAGFAPIAIGLCLTLIHLISIPVTNTSVNPARSTGPALFVGGDAIGQLWLFWVAPIIGAALAGIIYPLVAGRDNAVDLLPASARTSE
- a CDS encoding H-NS histone family protein; its protein translation is MSQYAKLKAQIADLQAQADDVRRQEVAAVIAEVQQKIAEYGLTAQDLGFAERAKRGRPPKKAPLPPKYRDPKSGATWSGRGKPPNWIVGKNRDRFLIE
- the flhD gene encoding flagellar transcriptional regulator FlhD — its product is MSATSEMLSEIKEVNLSYLLLAQRLLREDKAMGMFRMGISQELADLLANLTLAQTVKLAASNQMLCRFRFDDHALLSSLADKGRSDVVAHAHSAILMAGQQVEGVR
- a CDS encoding glycosyltransferase family 4 protein, with amino-acid sequence MRIAQIAPLYEAVPPKLYGGTERVVSYLTEALVDLGHDVTLFASGDSVTSARLEAAWPRALRLDPSIRDSMAPHMRLLEQVARVAHEFDVLHFHLDYLPFPLMSRLDTPYVTTLHGRLDLPELQPVFDAFPDAPVVSISNNQRKPLPQAAWAGTVYHGLPDTLLTPQPGVKPEYLAFLGRICPEKRVDTAIRIAAQSGLPLKIAAKVDKADADYFKEVIEPLLDQAHVEFIGEINEAQKPAFLSGAKALLFPIDWPEPFGLVMIEAMACGTPVVAFNRGSVPEVIEDGVTGFIVEDVQGAVGALHRIDSLSRTAIRERFDTRFSSKAMAQRYVETYESLCAGARQPALRQVAGA
- the motB gene encoding flagellar motor protein MotB codes for the protein MSKSKDRAIVVKRVAPAKKGHHGGAWKLAYADFMTAMMAFFLLMWLLSSVTPVQLKGIAEYFNTPLKAALFGSGDRSSQDSSIINGGGRDLSSVDAGTLRRTDGTTQLAERLAKMGDEHSRSQAQNAQAAQDRLEQARLHDLQIKLMAAIEANPTLRQFKQQIRIDSTLMGLRIEIVDSQKRPMFAMSSDHVEPYMRDILREIGKTLNDVPNRIIVQGHTDAVPYAGGEGGYSNWELSADRANASRRELIAGGMGEAKVLRVLGLASTQNLNKADPLDPENRRISVIVLNRKSEEALMRDDATTTTLSADAAGSQQLAQQLAPAPAVRPALAASAVAVPKP
- the flhC gene encoding flagellar transcriptional regulator FlhC, yielding MASKSVVIEVKEITLAIELIELGARLQLLEAETSLSRDRLIKLYKELKGVSPPKGMLPFSTDWFMTWQPNIHSSLFYNIYRFMQDHGRCEPIQSIVKAYRLYQEHVNLSGDEAALSLTRAWTLVRFFDSGMLQMTPCTRCGGHFVAHAHDPHQGFVCGLCQPPSRAGKTRKAAAARAELAAAAA
- a CDS encoding response regulator, yielding MIRTILAIDDSATMRALLQATLMQAGYDVTVAPDGEAGFDLAATVPYDLVLTDQNMPRKSGLEVIAALRKLTAYTETPILVLTTEGSDAFKDAARDAGATGWIEKPIDPAVLVDLVATLSEPAAS